CATGAAGGGCGGTTCAGCCTGCATCATCAAACCTTCGATCGTGCCGGTGAGGTGCTGCAGGAGTTCGGGATTGATGGCTTGGATGGCATGCTGCTGGATCTGGGGGTCTCATCCCATCAGCTGGATACGGCCGAGCGGGGGTTCTCCTTCCGCTTTGATGCGCCGCTCGATATGCGGATGGATTGCAGTGCCGGGCCAACGGCCGCCGATCTGGTCAATGAATTGCCCGAAGATGAGCTGGTGCGGATCTTCTTTCAGTATGGTGAAGAACGCTTTTCGCGGCGGGTCGCGCGTGCCATTTTGAAGCGCCGTGAAACCCAACCCTTTACCCGGACCGGTGAATTGGCCGAGCTGTTGCGGGCCGTTATTCCAGGGGGGCGTAAGCCGTCACGGATCGATCCGGCGACTCGGGTGTTTCAGGCCATACGGATCGCAGTCAATCAGGAGCTAGATCAGGTTGAACAGGGGGTTAAGCGCGGGATTGAGCTGCTGAAGCCGGGTGGACGACTGGTGGTGATCAGCTTCCACTCGCTGGAAGACCGGATCGTGAAACATATTTTTCGTGAACAAGCCAGGGGCTGTATCTGCCCGCCGCGCATTCTTATTTGTCAGTGCAACAATCAGCCTGCTGTAGAGATTCTGACTCGTAAGGGTTTGAAGCCGCAGGCCGACGAAATTGAAGTAAACCCCCGGTCCCGCAGCGCTGTGCTGAGGGCCATCAGTCGCATCGGTTGATGCAGGGGTCTTGATATGTTCAGGAGGTGGCGATGTCTGAAGCCGTACAGCGTACAGTAGTCAAAATCAACGGCTTCGTTCTGCACCGTCCCCGGCTGACCCCGGTCTTTGTCGCGATTATTCTGGTCGCGGCCCTCTCCCTGCTGTTTGTCTGGTCGCGCCTGCAGGCGATCAACCTTGAATATGACATTTCACGAATTGAGACCCAGATCCGGGTCGGGACTGAAGATGTCAAAAGGCTCACCCTTGAAGTGGCACACCTTGGGAGTCATCAGCGGATTGAGGGTCTGGCACGTCAGGAGCTGAACATGCGCCTGCCGTCTCCGGGTCAGATCATCCGGGTCGATTGATATGGCGCCGACCGAACGGAGCATTCAGCTACGGATCCGGGTGATCGGCATCCTGTTTGTTGGCGTGTTTCTGGCTGTTTCGGGTCGTGCCGGCTATTTGCAGCTGGTCATGGCGGAGGATCTTACCGCACGGGGTGATCAACAACATCAACGGGTGATCAAACTCACCCCGCAAAGAGGCGTGATCTATGATCGCAACGGCGATCCGCTGGCTCTCAGCCTAGAAGTTCAGTCGCTGTATGCCAACCCCTCTGATCTGCAAGATGTTCCGCAGGTCGCTCATCAGCTGGCGCCCCTGCTTGACTCCCCTGAGAGGCAGATCCGGAAAAAGTTAAGTGAAAAGAAAAGCTTCGTCTGGGTGGAACGCCTGCTTACCCCGGAGGTGGCGAAAAAAATTACCGAACTAAAAATTCCTGGATTGCACTTTGTTCCTGAGCACAAACGTTACTATCCGCACGGACAGATTGCAGCACAGGTCGTCGGGTTTACCGGTCTCGACCCAAGGGGGCTGGAGGGGATCGAGCTGAAATATGACGCCGATCTGCAAGGGGAGGCGGGGCTGCTGATTTCCGAACGTGATGCGCGTGGCCGCGGGATGGCGACGGCGGGGCAGGATATTCGCGGTGGGGTACCGGGGGAGAGCCTGTTTTTAACTATTGATCGCACCCTGCAGTACATCGCGGAAAAAGAGTTAGCCCGAGAGGTTAAGCAGAGTGGTGCCGTAGGCGGCACGGTGGTGATGATCGAGCCGGCCAGCGGGCGGGTGCTGGCGATGGCGAGTCAGCCCTCATACAACCCGAATGCGATTAATCGCTACCATCCGGCTGACTGGAGAAACCGTGTTGTCAGCGATTCTTTCGAGCCGGGCTCGATTTTTAAACCGTTTATCCTGTCGGCAATCATCCAAGAGCAGGTTCTCAGCCCCGGTAGTCAGGTCGATTGCGAGCATGGTCGGTATGAAGTCGGCGGCAAAATCATTCGTGACCACAAGGGATACGGCCGACTACGGCTGTCTGAAATGCTGAAGTACAGCTCGAATATCGGTTTCGCCAAGCTGGGGAAGATGCTTGAACGTGAACGTGTCTATCGGTATGTGAGTGATTTCGGGTTCGGTGCCAAAACCGGGATTGATCTCCCGGGGGAACAAGAGGGCTTGTTACACCCCTCGAAGGGCTGGTTTGAAATTGACCTTGCGACCATCTCTTTTGGGCAGGGAATCAGTGTAACCCCGATGCAGATGGTCACGGCAATGGGTGCTATTGCAAATGGTGGTTTACTGATGAAACCGTATCTGGTCGAAAAAATTGTTGATGGCCAGGGGGCGACGGTCTTTAGCCGGCAGCCGCACGTTGTGCGTCGGGTCATCTCAGCGGCTACCGCCAAGCGCGTTCGTCAGATGATGGTTGGGGTAACTGAGGAAGGTGGCACCGGGACCAAAGGGGTGGTCGAAGGGTTTGATGTCGCCGGGAAAACCGGGACCGCTCAAAAAATCGATCCAGTCACCGGTACCTATTCCGATGAAAAGATGGTCGCTTCTTTTATTGGTATGGTACCAGCGGAAAATCCGGTGATTCTCCTGCTGGTGACGATTGATGAACCCCAGGATAAAATCTACGGTGGCCTGGTGGCAGCCCCTGTATTCAGTCGAATCGCTGATGAAGCTTTACGTTATCTCGATGTTCCGCCGACAACGGTTGTGGCAAAACAGACTCTTCCGGAACAGCCTCCGAAGATTGCCGGTGATAAGAGCGTAATATCGGAGCCTCAGGTCACAGCGGGCAAGGGGAGCTCCATGCCGAACTTCATAGGGATGAGTTACCGTCAGGTGCTGGAGGCGATGCAGCGTTCCGGCCTGAATATTAAATTGTCCGGCAGTGGCAAGGTGGTCGAGCAATCACCTTCCGCCGGCGCAGTCGTTCGCTATGGAGCAAAGATTTGGGTTCGTTTTGGTGCTTGATCAGGGGGTTCAATTGAAACAGAGGGCTCAACTCAGGGCGTTAATTGCAGAAATTCCAGGCTTGCTGGTTACTGGAGGCACCACTGAAGTTGCCGGTCTTGCCTGTGATTCTCGCCGGGTCGTGCCTGGAGATCTGTTTTTCGCCCTGCCAGGAGTCAAATGCGACGGATGGGATTATATCGCCGAGGCCCTGGCCGCTGGCGCCTGTGCCCTGGTTCTTAACCGCGCTCCGCAAACGGAGTATGGCGTACCTGTTGTGGTCGCCGAGAATATCAGACTGGCAATGGCTCAGATTGCGCAGCGCTTTTATGCCGACCCCAGTTCGGATCTGTTGGTTATCGGAGTGACGGGGACCAATGGTAAGACGACGACGAGCTATCTCCTCGAGTCGATTCTGAAGGCCGCCGGTTATCGACCGGCTGTGTTCGGTACTGTTGACTACCGTTTTGGTTCCGAAAAAATTCCGGCCAGTCATACCACCCCGGAATCTATCGAACTGCTCAAACTGGTCGCTGAGTTTCGTGGCAAAGGGGCGAACGCCTTGATACTTGAAGTCTCGTCTCACGCGCTGGAACAACATCGGGTCGACGGCCTCAAGTTTAATGTCGCGATCTTTACCAACCTGACCCCTGAACACCTGGATTTTCACGGGACGATGGACGCCTACTTTTCGAGTAAGGCTCGCCTCTTCGATCTGGTGCCGGCTCACTCTGGTGTAATCAATCTGGATGACAGTTACGGGGTCTGGCTGAAAGATCAGCATCCCGATGCCCTCGGTTTTTCGCGGCTGCTGCCAACAGATATCGGCCTGAAACAGTTGTCTTCAGACGCTAATGGGCAGCGAGGTGAGATGTTGATCGCCGGTAATGCGGTTGCTCTGAACTCGGCCCTGGTGGGTGATTTTAACGTGAGCAATATTCTGGCCGCTGTCGCTGGTGCCCATTGCGCAGGGGTCACGGATGAGGCGATCGCTCTGGGAATAGCCCAGGCGCCGCAGGTTCCCGGACGCCTGGAACGGGTTGAAAACCGGCGCGGGGTGCTGGCACTGGTTGATTTCGCCCACACCAGCGATGCCCTGACACAGGTACTGGCGGCTTTGGTTGGTATTCCCGCCCGCAGACGTATTACGGTGGTTGGCTGCGGCGGCGACCGTGACCCCAAAAAGCGGCCGTTGATGGCGGCAGCGGCGGTGCGGTCATCTGATTTGGCCGTATTGACTTCTGACAATCCTCGAACCGAGGACCCTCTAGCGATACTGGAGCAGATGAAACTGGGTGCGGTTGAGGCTGGTTGTGAACTGACCTTTGCCGAAGCGGTGGCAGGTGAGTCGGGCTTTGTGGTGATCCCGGACCGGAGGGCGGCGTTGGATTTTGCCGCCAGTCTGGCGGCAGAAGGTGACCTGTTGCTGGTTGCAGGAAAGGGCCATGAAGATTATCAGGTTCTGGGAACAACCAAGATTCACTTTGATGACCGTGAAGAACTGACCCGTGCGTTGAACTGCGCTACCCACACTAAAGGGGGGCATCAATGATACTCGATCTTGAGATGATCGCGCGTATCACGGCAGCCAGAATGACCGGTGATGGGAAGTCAATCCAGATCTCGGGGGTCTCGACCGATAGTCGCAATATCAACCCGGGAGAGTTGTTTATCCCGCTGCGCGGTGAGCGTTTTGATGGCCATGACTACATAATCCAGGCTGTCCGCAACGGTGCCGCCGCCTGCTTGAGCGAGGAGGTCATCGCCGGGCTGACCGTTCCGGTTTTATTGGTCAAGGACAGCTTGCGTGCTCTGGGGGATATCGCCAGTGCAGTGCGTCAGCAGTGGCATGGTCCTTTAATCGGGATTACTGGTTCAGCGGGTAAAACCACGACCAAGGAGATGCTGGCAGCGATTCTGTCGCGAACCGGAAGTGGCTTGAAAACAGCAGGAAACTTTAACAATCTGATCGGTTTGCCCCTGACCATTTTAAATCTCAGGGAGGACCATCAGTGGGCAGTGATCGAGATGGGGACCAGTGCGCTGGGTGAGATTGAGCGCCTGACCGAAATCGCGGCGCCTAACATCGGAGTCATTACCAATGTTGGACCGGTACATCTTGAAACCCTAAAAGGACTGGACGGAGTGGCACGGGCCAAAGGGGAACTCTTCGCCGGGTTGAAGGGTGGGACCGCGATCGTTAATCTGGATGATGAGCGGGTCGCCAGCCTGCCCATAGCCAATGGTGTGCGTCGGGTGATCTACGGGCTCGGAAGTTCAGCTGATGTGCGTGCTGAAGAAATTCGAGAAACCGGCAGTCAGGTGTTTTTCCAGTTGGTACTGCCAACGGAAAGGCACATGGTCAAACTGCAGACCCCGGGCCGACATAACGCTCTTAACGCCCTGGCTGCTGCGGCGGCCGCCTGGACCCTGGGGGTAGGTGGCGTAGAAATATCACGCGGTCTGGCCGATTTTATCCCGATCCACGGACGTATGAACATTTTTCCACTCCCCAGCGGGGGGGAACTGCTGGACGACAGCTATAACGCCAATCCCCTTTCCGTCCGCGCGGCACTGGAGACCCTGACCATCAAAACCGGGAAGGGGCGCCGCATCGCCATATTGGGTGACATGCTTGAACTTGGGGATGAGGCAGAGCGTTTTCACTATGATATCGGATGTACCGCAGCGGAAACGAGCGATCTGCTGGTCATCATCGGCCCCTTATCGCGACAAACTGCCAGAGGTGCGCGTGAAAAAGGGTTGAAACCTGATCAGATTCTCGAGTTTGATGACTGTGATGCTGCGATTGCCGGGCTTGCCGGTTTGCAGCGATCAGGGGACCGGATTCTGGTCAAGGGTTCACACGGTATGCGCCTGGATCGTCTGGCAGCGGTGCTCCGTCGTGCGGAAGAGTCCCCGTTATCCATCAGGAATGGAGGCTGACCTATGCTTTATCATCTCCTCTATCCTCTTCACACCGAGTATTCGGTGCTTTATGTTTTTCGCTACATCACCTTTCGTACGATTTACGCCACCATAACGGCGCTACTGATTTCGTTCATTCTCGGTCCCTGGCTGATTACTACTCTCAAGCGACTACAACTCGGGCAATCGATCCGCAAGGTCGGGCCTGAATCGCATTTTGTCAAAGAAGGAACCCCGACCATGGGTGGGGCGCTGATCATTCTTGCGATCGCGTTGCCGACACTGATGTGGGCGGATCTCACCAATCTGTATATCTGGGTAGCACTCCTCGTGACGGTTGGTTATGGCGCGGTCGGATTCTGCGATGACTGGCTGAAAATCGCCAGAAAGAACAGCGCCGGTATCTCGGCCAGGACCAAACTTTTCTGGCAGCTGCTGATCGCCTTTATCGCAGCGATGTTGCTGTATCAGCATGCCGGTTTTGAGACGACGCTATCACTCCCCTTTTTCAAAGGTTTACATCCCGACCTTGGCTGGGGCTACATCCCCTTTGCGATGCTGGTTATGGTCGGAGCGAGCAATGCTGT
Above is a genomic segment from Geopsychrobacter electrodiphilus DSM 16401 containing:
- a CDS encoding UDP-N-acetylmuramoyl-tripeptide--D-alanyl-D-alanine ligase — protein: MILDLEMIARITAARMTGDGKSIQISGVSTDSRNINPGELFIPLRGERFDGHDYIIQAVRNGAAACLSEEVIAGLTVPVLLVKDSLRALGDIASAVRQQWHGPLIGITGSAGKTTTKEMLAAILSRTGSGLKTAGNFNNLIGLPLTILNLREDHQWAVIEMGTSALGEIERLTEIAAPNIGVITNVGPVHLETLKGLDGVARAKGELFAGLKGGTAIVNLDDERVASLPIANGVRRVIYGLGSSADVRAEEIRETGSQVFFQLVLPTERHMVKLQTPGRHNALNALAAAAAAWTLGVGGVEISRGLADFIPIHGRMNIFPLPSGGELLDDSYNANPLSVRAALETLTIKTGKGRRIAILGDMLELGDEAERFHYDIGCTAAETSDLLVIIGPLSRQTARGAREKGLKPDQILEFDDCDAAIAGLAGLQRSGDRILVKGSHGMRLDRLAAVLRRAEESPLSIRNGG
- a CDS encoding penicillin-binding protein, translating into MAPTERSIQLRIRVIGILFVGVFLAVSGRAGYLQLVMAEDLTARGDQQHQRVIKLTPQRGVIYDRNGDPLALSLEVQSLYANPSDLQDVPQVAHQLAPLLDSPERQIRKKLSEKKSFVWVERLLTPEVAKKITELKIPGLHFVPEHKRYYPHGQIAAQVVGFTGLDPRGLEGIELKYDADLQGEAGLLISERDARGRGMATAGQDIRGGVPGESLFLTIDRTLQYIAEKELAREVKQSGAVGGTVVMIEPASGRVLAMASQPSYNPNAINRYHPADWRNRVVSDSFEPGSIFKPFILSAIIQEQVLSPGSQVDCEHGRYEVGGKIIRDHKGYGRLRLSEMLKYSSNIGFAKLGKMLERERVYRYVSDFGFGAKTGIDLPGEQEGLLHPSKGWFEIDLATISFGQGISVTPMQMVTAMGAIANGGLLMKPYLVEKIVDGQGATVFSRQPHVVRRVISAATAKRVRQMMVGVTEEGGTGTKGVVEGFDVAGKTGTAQKIDPVTGTYSDEKMVASFIGMVPAENPVILLLVTIDEPQDKIYGGLVAAPVFSRIADEALRYLDVPPTTVVAKQTLPEQPPKIAGDKSVISEPQVTAGKGSSMPNFIGMSYRQVLEAMQRSGLNIKLSGSGKVVEQSPSAGAVVRYGAKIWVRFGA
- the rsmH gene encoding 16S rRNA (cytosine(1402)-N(4))-methyltransferase RsmH, coding for MLFEHQSVMPREVIDLLQPVNGGIYLDGTLGGAGHSRLILDTAPQARLIGIDRDRSALAKAQEVLAGHEGRFSLHHQTFDRAGEVLQEFGIDGLDGMLLDLGVSSHQLDTAERGFSFRFDAPLDMRMDCSAGPTAADLVNELPEDELVRIFFQYGEERFSRRVARAILKRRETQPFTRTGELAELLRAVIPGGRKPSRIDPATRVFQAIRIAVNQELDQVEQGVKRGIELLKPGGRLVVISFHSLEDRIVKHIFREQARGCICPPRILICQCNNQPAVEILTRKGLKPQADEIEVNPRSRSAVLRAISRIG
- the mraY gene encoding phospho-N-acetylmuramoyl-pentapeptide-transferase gives rise to the protein MLYHLLYPLHTEYSVLYVFRYITFRTIYATITALLISFILGPWLITTLKRLQLGQSIRKVGPESHFVKEGTPTMGGALIILAIALPTLMWADLTNLYIWVALLVTVGYGAVGFCDDWLKIARKNSAGISARTKLFWQLLIAFIAAMLLYQHAGFETTLSLPFFKGLHPDLGWGYIPFAMLVMVGASNAVNLTDGLDGLAIGPVIIGAATFLLLAYLAGNARYAEYLQITSVQGAGELAILCGSMVGAGLGFLWFNSYPAQVFMGDVGSLSLGGALGITAVIAKQEFLLVIVGGIFVAEALSVIFQVISFRLWGKRIFRMAPVHHHFELKGWAEPKIIVRFWIISIILALIGLSTLKLR
- the ftsL gene encoding cell division protein FtsL, translating into MSEAVQRTVVKINGFVLHRPRLTPVFVAIILVAALSLLFVWSRLQAINLEYDISRIETQIRVGTEDVKRLTLEVAHLGSHQRIEGLARQELNMRLPSPGQIIRVD
- a CDS encoding UDP-N-acetylmuramoyl-L-alanyl-D-glutamate--2,6-diaminopimelate ligase: MKQRAQLRALIAEIPGLLVTGGTTEVAGLACDSRRVVPGDLFFALPGVKCDGWDYIAEALAAGACALVLNRAPQTEYGVPVVVAENIRLAMAQIAQRFYADPSSDLLVIGVTGTNGKTTTSYLLESILKAAGYRPAVFGTVDYRFGSEKIPASHTTPESIELLKLVAEFRGKGANALILEVSSHALEQHRVDGLKFNVAIFTNLTPEHLDFHGTMDAYFSSKARLFDLVPAHSGVINLDDSYGVWLKDQHPDALGFSRLLPTDIGLKQLSSDANGQRGEMLIAGNAVALNSALVGDFNVSNILAAVAGAHCAGVTDEAIALGIAQAPQVPGRLERVENRRGVLALVDFAHTSDALTQVLAALVGIPARRRITVVGCGGDRDPKKRPLMAAAAVRSSDLAVLTSDNPRTEDPLAILEQMKLGAVEAGCELTFAEAVAGESGFVVIPDRRAALDFAASLAAEGDLLLVAGKGHEDYQVLGTTKIHFDDREELTRALNCATHTKGGHQ